Genomic window (Nicotiana sylvestris chromosome 7, ASM39365v2, whole genome shotgun sequence):
TTGACCACACTCATTCGTCAACTCTCCGTAATAAATGTTAACATGTAAATGGAAGAAAATTCTATGCACCAACCACTACATAAAtttatatactccctccgtttcatattaaatggggtagtttgactcggcacggagtttaagaaaaaagaaaaagattttagGAACGTGtgatcttaaaagcttaagggataAAAAGTTTGTGGGACCAtaacatttgtgtggttataaaagcttctcattaagcgtaaatgggtaaaatgaaagagtttaaagttgaattatttccaaatttagaaatgtgtcatttattttggaacagactaaaaaggaaagtacgtcatttaatatgaaacggatggagtatatagtattattatttttatcaaattttccgACCTACTAGTAGAACATCATGAATGTAGCTAGAAACTAGTAAGAAAAGGGACACTATAAGGATTTTTACTGAAATAAATTTGTTCTTACTTACTTGTCCTTTAAGTAAAGGCTTTTTGTGACGTAAATAATCATGCAAATTATATTTAATTGCAACTCTAGCAAGTTTCTCAGTATCCACATTGGCAGCTCTCAACCTTGTGAGTTTCCCAGGAGGTAAATCAGGGTAATCCAAATAATGCGCCGTTGCTATCAGTAGATTGAGAACAGCATCACCTACAAGAAGTGAATTCAAGATATAGATACTGAGTTCGGAATAAGTGTATTCTTATTATATATATAGTTCGAGTAAAAAGCAAAGTGAATACATAAAATTTTCTCTAGATCTTACCTACATACTCCAATCTCTCATATGATGCGCAGTTTTCTTCAAAGGAAGAATGAGTAAAAGCTTGTTGTAACAAATTAGGGTTCTTGAATTTGTATGCTATTATTTTCTCTACTTCCTCCACTGACCTCTCTGGAACAATATGAGTTTCATCATTTAGTGTAATTTGGTTCATTTCTGATGATGAAGTATAAAGAGAGACAAGGTTTTCATCACAAGGGTAATCATGAGTAGTTTTTTTCACACTCAAATTTTTGACAACTTGAAGATAACCATTGTGTGCAGCCCTATTTATTGCAACTAATTTCTTTCCATTAAACTTCCCCTTTCCAACAAGTTTGCCATCAACATGAACTTCAACCTCTCCTGTTTCCTCCCATGAATCAACAAATTTTACTTTCAATCCATTCTTTTGGCATAACTCGATAATTTTTGTAACTGGATGAATTTCGAGTTTTTCTGGAGTAATTAGAGGCTGCAACAAATTTTTTACCACCTATCATCAAAATACACATCGGGTTGTGTTAGCAACGTGTAAGTGAACGCATGATTTTCACCAAAGAGGTTCATCAATATATATATAGTGATTTTCTAGCGAAGAGGATTCAGATGAGCCCATAAAATACTAAACTAGAAAAAGAATATTTGTATAATATTTCAAAGTGAAAAAAGTTAAAAGTACCTGCCAAATTATATTCATGGAGAAATTGCCATCAATATAGATGGCACCAATCAAAGATTCAACTATATCTGCAAGAACTTTAGGGGCATCAACGAGACCTGTTGAATGCAATGGGTACTCCATTATTGCATCTCTGAATTCTTCCACCTATGGGCACATCAAAGTTTTTCACCAAAACTGATTTCTTTGAATTACCCTACCCTAGTACGTTACTACAATAAACTAATAAACACACGTATCATGTCAACTTGTATTTTGTTTTATACATATCACTTTCCTCTCCTATCTTTTTGATACCTCGGGTGTTATATGCACCATTTCTTTGGAAGACAGTCTTCTTTTTTACCACATTCATCAGTCAACTCTTTGTAACGAGTGAGAAAATTTTTACGAGCCAACCAataaataaatttatattttttttaaatataaatttaCAGACTTGCTTAGTAGAACATCGTGAATATAAAAAACAAGTAAGAAAGAGATATAAAAAAAACTAGTTTTCTTTGTTGTCACTTACTTGTCCTTTAAGTAAAGGTTTATTGTGACGTAAATAATCATGCAAATTATATTTGATGGCAACTCTAGCAAGTTTCTCTGTATCTACATTGGTAGCTCTCAACCTTGTGAGTTTCCCAGGAGGTAAATCAGGGTAATTCAAAAAATGCTCCGTTGCTATCAACAGATTAAGAGCAGCATCACCTACAGGAAGTGAATTCAAGAAACAGAGATAATGAATTCGGAATAAGTTTAATCTTATTATATATAGTTCTAGCAAAAAGCAAAGTGAATACATAGAACTTTCTCTAGATCCCCTTCTTACCCATAAACTCCAATCTCTCATACGAAGCACAGTTTTCTTCAAAGGAAGAATGAGTAAAAGCTCGTTCTAACAAATTAGGGTTCTTGAATTTGTATGCTATTATTTTCTCTACTTCCTCCACTGACCTCTCCAAAACTATATGAGTTTCATTATTCTGTGTAATTTGGTTCATTTCTTCTGTTAAATGAaggttttctgatgatgaagtaTAAAGAGAGACAAGGTTTTCCTCTTGTTTTGGATTTTCCATGGCTATATATATCATATGAAGTAAGGAGTTTGTATTGGCCATCTTTTTGAGTAGGTTTATATAGAATATATTTTCATTGTAAAGATAATGACATGAAGTAGGGTGAGATGAGAACATaaggattttttttaatttcttttctttaattagatTAGAAGATCCTGATGGTGTGAACTGAAATCATGACGTTAAGGTTTCCTATTAATGTCTAAATAAGAAAATAACTTGTTAGTTGGTTAGATTTAAAAACCTAAACAATATATAGGAGTTGACTTTAGAAATCATATACGTAGTATCAAAGAAAAACGTCTTCAGGTACACCTTTTGCGCGTGAACCATAATTTAATAAATAtataacttttaaaattaaagaaGGACAGTGTGATATATAAAGCATCTTGAATCCATGCAAGATCCGAGGAAAAACATAATTTTTAAAACTATTTGA
Coding sequences:
- the LOC104247687 gene encoding endoribonuclease Dicer homolog 1-like isoform X1 gives rise to the protein MNQITQNNETHIVLERSVEEVEKIIAYKFKNPNLLERAFTHSSFEENCASYERLEFMGDAALNLLIATEHFLNYPDLPPGKLTRLRATNVDTEKLARVAIKYNLHDYLRHNKPLLKGQVEEFRDAIMEYPLHSTGLVDAPKVLADIVESLIGAIYIDGNFSMNIIWQVVKNLLQPLITPEKLEIHPVTKIIELCQKNGLKVKFVDSWEETGEVEVHVDGKLVGKGKFNGKKLVAINRAAHNGYLQVVKNLSVKKTTHDYPCDENLVSLYTSSSEMNQITLNDETHIVPERSVEEVEKIIAYKFKNPNLLQQAFTHSSFEENCASYERLEYVGDAVLNLLIATAHYLDYPDLPPGKLTRLRAANVDTEKLARVAIKYNLHDYLRHKKPLLKGQVEGFRNAIMEYPLHSTGLIDPPKVLADIVESLIGAIYIDCNFSMDTTWKVVKNFLRPLITLEKLEIHPVTKINELCQKNGLKVEFVDSWGETGEVEVHVNGKIVGKGKFSGKKIIAQNRAAHNAYYQVVTNLSKEKTTDDYPCDETQS
- the LOC104247687 gene encoding endoribonuclease Dicer homolog 1-like isoform X2 translates to MNQITQNNETHIVLERSVEEVEKIIAYKFKNPNLLERAFTHSSFEENCASYERLEFMGDAALNLLIATEHFLNYPDLPPGKLTRLRATNVDTEKLARVAIKYNLHDYLRHNKPLLKGQVVKNLLQPLITPEKLEIHPVTKIIELCQKNGLKVKFVDSWEETGEVEVHVDGKLVGKGKFNGKKLVAINRAAHNGYLQVVKNLSVKKTTHDYPCDENLVSLYTSSSEMNQITLNDETHIVPERSVEEVEKIIAYKFKNPNLLQQAFTHSSFEENCASYERLEYVGDAVLNLLIATAHYLDYPDLPPGKLTRLRAANVDTEKLARVAIKYNLHDYLRHKKPLLKGQVEGFRNAIMEYPLHSTGLIDPPKVLADIVESLIGAIYIDCNFSMDTTWKVVKNFLRPLITLEKLEIHPVTKINELCQKNGLKVEFVDSWGETGEVEVHVNGKIVGKGKFSGKKIIAQNRAAHNAYYQVVTNLSKEKTTDDYPCDETQS